Proteins co-encoded in one Cetobacterium sp. ZOR0034 genomic window:
- a CDS encoding BglG family transcription antiterminator yields MISGKGIVMMQNIIENKGEKSIKDLSNELDMGERAVRYEIEKIEEYLNYKFKDKLNIELSKGIVRLNNIENIKNILRDNYSIKFLSSEERELYILLQILFKRSINQGKSAEELDISRNTLKLYIKNIKDLLKKYNLDLEVSAKKGLVLVGEEENIRLCTLSFFGILKSLKNSLFKEIINKEIYLDEKGIITFINYCQKLMNRIISDEAFEIIKKYLKMTILMYKDGNTIKKIKNENFLEETEEYKAIKKASALIESNYDIELPRIEYLKITDFFLGSHTYNQNYSYYENWVEMEVLIKKLIQNFNKRIDVDISKDDFLLEGLLNHLKPTIYRIKNGIQLENSIYLEVLESYPNLFKITKEVLSEFENYIGQDFSNDEVAFITIHFKSSLDRNRVITRDKKKVLLVCGMGYGTSKLLAQQLKELFSIDIIDIIPKHVLTTSLNKNEIDIIVTTVDLELADKIVPILKVKPILSTENINLLKNNGFEKRNKKYLLSDFMNEIQKNCTINDKENMIESLKSILNSNLIDDISPKKITIFDMLNKRQISLGEIAKDWEEAVRKAGNLLLENNCVEKSYVEDMIKCIKNYGSYMVMGKNIAFPHAKTDNNVKKTAFSILTLKNSVLFPGEIPVRTIIAFSSKDNKEHLDGFLEIVDEIEKVDFNIEKFVKKF; encoded by the coding sequence ATGATTAGTGGAAAAGGTATTGTTATGATGCAAAATATAATAGAAAATAAGGGAGAAAAAAGTATAAAAGATCTTTCGAATGAATTAGATATGGGAGAAAGAGCAGTCAGATATGAAATTGAAAAAATTGAAGAGTATCTAAACTATAAATTTAAAGATAAACTAAATATTGAATTGTCTAAAGGGATAGTTAGACTTAATAACATTGAAAATATAAAAAATATACTAAGAGATAATTATAGTATAAAATTTTTATCTTCTGAAGAAAGGGAGTTATATATTCTTTTACAAATTCTATTTAAAAGATCTATAAATCAAGGTAAATCAGCAGAAGAATTAGATATAAGCAGAAATACATTGAAGCTATACATAAAAAATATAAAAGATTTGTTGAAAAAATATAATTTAGATTTAGAAGTTTCTGCTAAAAAAGGATTGGTATTAGTTGGAGAAGAGGAAAACATAAGATTATGTACGTTATCATTCTTTGGAATTTTAAAAAGTTTAAAAAACTCTTTATTTAAAGAAATTATTAATAAAGAGATATATTTAGATGAGAAAGGGATTATTACATTTATAAATTATTGCCAAAAACTAATGAATAGGATAATTTCAGATGAAGCATTTGAAATTATTAAAAAATATCTCAAAATGACGATATTAATGTATAAAGATGGAAATACTATTAAGAAAATTAAGAATGAAAATTTTTTAGAAGAAACGGAAGAGTATAAAGCTATAAAAAAAGCAAGTGCTTTAATAGAATCAAACTATGATATTGAATTGCCAAGAATAGAATACTTAAAAATAACAGATTTCTTTTTAGGGAGTCATACATATAATCAAAATTATTCGTATTATGAAAATTGGGTCGAAATGGAAGTTTTAATCAAAAAACTAATTCAAAACTTTAATAAAAGAATAGATGTAGATATTTCAAAAGATGATTTTCTTTTAGAAGGATTATTAAATCATTTAAAACCAACCATTTATAGAATTAAAAATGGAATTCAGTTGGAAAATTCAATTTACTTAGAGGTACTAGAGAGTTATCCTAATCTTTTTAAAATAACAAAAGAAGTTTTGAGTGAGTTTGAAAATTATATAGGACAAGATTTTTCAAATGATGAAGTAGCATTTATAACCATTCATTTCAAATCTTCTTTAGATAGAAATAGAGTTATCACAAGAGATAAGAAAAAAGTGTTATTAGTATGTGGTATGGGATATGGGACTTCAAAACTTTTGGCTCAACAATTGAAAGAATTATTTTCAATAGATATTATTGATATAATTCCTAAACATGTGTTAACAACAAGTTTAAATAAAAATGAAATAGATATAATAGTTACTACAGTAGATTTAGAGTTAGCAGATAAAATTGTTCCAATACTAAAGGTAAAACCAATATTATCTACTGAAAATATAAATCTATTAAAAAATAATGGTTTTGAAAAACGCAATAAAAAATATCTTTTGTCTGATTTTATGAATGAAATACAAAAAAATTGTACAATAAATGACAAAGAAAATATGATTGAATCTTTAAAGAGTATTTTAAATTCAAATTTAATAGATGATATTTCGCCAAAAAAAATTACAATTTTTGACATGTTAAATAAAAGACAAATATCTTTAGGAGAAATTGCCAAGGATTGGGAAGAGGCGGTAAGAAAAGCTGGAAATCTTCTATTAGAGAATAATTGTGTAGAGAAAAGTTATGTTGAAGATATGATTAAATGTATAAAAAATTATGGTAGTTACATGGTTATGGGGAAGAATATTGCTTTTCCTCATGCAAAAACTGACAACAATGTAAAAAAAACAGCTTTTTCAATACTTACCTTAAAAAATAGTGTTTTATTCCCTGGAGAGATACCAGTAAGAACTATAATAGCCTTTAGTTCAAAGGATAATAAAGAGCATTTGGATGGTTTTTTAGAAATAGTTGATGAGATTGAGAAGGTAGATTTTAATATTGAAAAATTTGTAAAAAAATTTTGA
- a CDS encoding OmpA family protein, whose translation MNKYIQNDDFWPSISDLMSGLMIIFMFIAISFMSQVAKEKQGMTDLAEEYRKIKISIYQELFKEFQSDLNEWNAYIDEETLSIKFREPDIFFQQGSSELNDGFKNILNDFFPRYIAILNSKKFECEIEEVRIEGHTSTEWTRNSSPMDSYFKNMELSQNRTRTTLQYVMTLPRMRKHEKFMIEKVTANGLSYSKRIITKGIEDKKMSRRVEFRIRTKAEQKIDQILAKNDRERGEKNEIN comes from the coding sequence ATGAATAAATACATACAAAATGATGATTTTTGGCCGTCTATATCAGACTTGATGTCGGGATTGATGATTATATTTATGTTTATCGCAATATCTTTTATGTCACAGGTAGCAAAAGAAAAACAGGGGATGACTGACTTGGCTGAAGAATATAGAAAAATCAAGATATCAATTTACCAAGAGCTTTTTAAAGAGTTTCAAAGTGATTTAAATGAATGGAATGCTTATATAGATGAAGAAACATTATCAATAAAATTTAGAGAGCCAGATATATTTTTTCAGCAAGGAAGTAGCGAGTTAAATGATGGATTTAAAAATATATTAAATGATTTTTTCCCAAGATATATAGCAATATTAAATTCTAAAAAATTTGAGTGTGAAATTGAAGAGGTAAGAATAGAAGGTCATACATCAACAGAGTGGACAAGAAATTCATCTCCTATGGATTCTTATTTTAAAAATATGGAGCTATCACAAAATAGAACTAGAACAACTTTGCAATATGTAATGACACTACCTAGAATGAGAAAGCATGAGAAGTTTATGATAGAAAAAGTAACTGCGAATGGATTGTCATATAGTAAAAGAATTATAACTAAGGGTATAGAGGATAAGAAAATGTCTAGAAGAGTTGAGTTTAGAATAAGGACAAAAGCTGAACAAAAGATAGATCAAATACTGGCAAAGAATGATAGAGAAAGAGGCGAAAAAAATGAAATTAATTAA
- a CDS encoding phosphoadenosine phosphosulfate reductase family protein → MEKKDVKICWNEIDNVPVILEEGVTSSLKEVAKDLRPVFLQEKWLLMNLFPDRLDDKFLKKSVWATKQNRYIVDGEMVDLIATSKFKKMTQSEIENLRKEVMKFSITEEHLEVERDCFDKFIKANSSRFNILVKSENRDEEGEFIGAIPFIVENAEKYKNRMMLVSFSGGKDSTVVSHLVRLALNNQSILHIFGDTTLELPKSYEYVERFKEENPFTPFFEERNEENNFFEMCEEIGPPSRVKSWCCSIFKTGPMGTTLANFDENIITFLGLRRGESASRSKYKKVSQSPKILKQMVASPIIDWCDLDVWLYMLTEELDFNDSYRQGFARVGCWVCPNNGSWSELLSSIYNSEEYDKWYSFLINFSKRIGKLDYEDYVKDGKWKARQGGDGLEKSTEIIVEAKECINEKNSKTFVLNKSVNEDFIQLFKPFGTMKIFEKNKAVEIILMDRGNTPIFKLSYRVEGTEVKVTIMKTDDKYIFNKIQKQFNKFNSCLYCQGCNSACPTGAIYVSNGKYIVDENKCVNCLKCIDKFDSGCLIASALKIKKR, encoded by the coding sequence ATGGAAAAAAAAGATGTTAAAATTTGTTGGAATGAAATAGATAATGTTCCAGTAATTTTAGAAGAGGGTGTGACATCATCATTAAAAGAGGTCGCAAAAGATTTAAGACCAGTATTTTTACAAGAAAAATGGTTATTAATGAACTTGTTTCCAGATAGATTAGATGATAAATTCTTAAAAAAATCAGTTTGGGCAACAAAACAGAATAGATATATAGTTGACGGTGAGATGGTTGATTTAATAGCAACATCAAAATTTAAAAAAATGACTCAATCAGAAATTGAAAATTTAAGGAAAGAAGTGATGAAGTTTTCAATAACAGAGGAGCATTTAGAAGTTGAAAGAGATTGCTTCGATAAATTTATAAAAGCAAACAGTAGTCGTTTTAATATACTGGTAAAAAGTGAGAATAGAGACGAAGAGGGAGAGTTCATAGGAGCAATTCCTTTTATCGTTGAAAATGCAGAAAAATATAAAAATAGAATGATGCTAGTATCTTTCTCTGGTGGAAAAGATTCTACAGTTGTTTCTCATTTGGTAAGATTGGCTTTAAATAATCAAAGTATTTTACATATATTTGGAGATACAACATTAGAACTGCCTAAGTCATATGAATATGTAGAGAGGTTTAAAGAGGAAAATCCATTTACACCATTTTTCGAAGAGAGAAATGAAGAGAATAATTTCTTCGAAATGTGTGAAGAGATTGGACCACCAAGTAGAGTTAAAAGCTGGTGTTGCTCAATATTTAAAACTGGACCAATGGGAACAACACTTGCAAATTTTGATGAAAATATAATAACATTTTTAGGTCTTAGAAGAGGAGAGTCAGCGTCTAGATCTAAATATAAAAAAGTATCTCAAAGTCCAAAAATATTAAAACAGATGGTAGCTTCTCCAATTATAGATTGGTGTGACTTAGATGTTTGGTTATATATGCTAACAGAAGAATTAGATTTTAATGATTCATATAGACAAGGATTTGCAAGAGTAGGATGTTGGGTATGTCCAAATAACGGTTCATGGTCTGAACTTCTTTCATCAATATATAATTCAGAGGAATATGATAAATGGTATTCATTTTTAATTAATTTTTCTAAAAGAATAGGGAAGTTAGATTATGAGGATTATGTTAAAGATGGTAAATGGAAAGCAAGACAAGGTGGAGATGGATTAGAAAAAAGTACAGAGATAATTGTAGAGGCTAAAGAGTGTATCAATGAGAAAAATTCAAAAACGTTTGTATTAAATAAATCTGTAAACGAAGATTTTATTCAACTTTTCAAGCCGTTTGGAACTATGAAGATATTTGAAAAAAACAAAGCGGTTGAAATAATTTTAATGGATAGAGGCAACACTCCAATCTTCAAGTTATCTTATAGAGTTGAGGGAACGGAAGTTAAAGTTACAATCATGAAAACTGATGATAAATATATATTCAATAAAATTCAAAAGCAGTTTAATAAATTTAATAGTTGTCTTTACTGTCAAGGGTGTAACTCGGCTTGTCCGACAGGAGCTATATACGTTAGCAACGGAAAATACATAGTAGATGAAAATAAGTGTGTAAACTGCTTAAAATGTATAGATAAATTTGATTCGGGATGTTTAATAGCATCAGCATTAAAAATAAAAAAGAGGTAG
- a CDS encoding bifunctional UDP-sugar hydrolase/5'-nucleotidase has protein sequence MKKIISGFLLLSSIVLAQEKATLLYFNDSHVIYPVVDKHGERGGVARAKTVIDKARKENKNTLVLQGGDLGGGVLFGAIYHGFPMIEAFNKIPIDISNFGQHEFDFGVTEARNLVDKSNFEWISSNLKESSGEAFNKSKEYIVKQFGDLKIGFLGTTDGMSTTIQTTEIHQADIFKSIEENLGKLKKEKVDFIVLLTQSEPELNIEILEKFPEINSILAEEKSEKYSYVTYVGEKPIVSPQGNMGSIVKIEIIKENDGKISQNLSFIPLNNSVESDKELLKLENYYKDKLEKDLGVVIAEAKIKLDSGFGENHHARYEESNVGNLIADAYRNHFKTEIGFMNGGGLRANIDAGEFKLKDAISLLPFSNKVGAFEYTGKTIVEAIEHGVSSVEKKAGRFLQVSGLKYEYKPDNKVGERVLSVTIDDKPIQLDKVYTVALPLYIKNGGDGFEMLKNPVGTVDIASEKVIDSDIFIDYVKEIKELNPKLENRIVVK, from the coding sequence TTGAAAAAAATTATAAGTGGGTTTTTATTACTTTCATCGATAGTGTTGGCTCAAGAAAAGGCAACATTGCTATATTTTAATGATTCACATGTAATCTATCCAGTGGTGGATAAACATGGTGAAAGAGGGGGAGTAGCAAGGGCTAAAACTGTGATAGATAAAGCTCGTAAAGAGAATAAAAATACCTTAGTTCTTCAAGGAGGAGATTTAGGAGGGGGAGTTTTATTTGGAGCTATTTATCATGGCTTTCCTATGATTGAAGCTTTCAATAAGATTCCGATAGATATCTCTAACTTTGGACAACATGAATTTGATTTTGGAGTAACAGAAGCTAGAAATTTAGTAGATAAATCAAACTTTGAATGGATTTCAAGCAATTTAAAAGAGAGTTCAGGAGAAGCATTCAATAAATCAAAAGAGTATATTGTAAAACAATTTGGAGATTTAAAAATAGGTTTTCTAGGAACTACAGATGGAATGAGTACAACAATCCAGACAACTGAAATTCATCAAGCTGATATATTTAAGAGTATTGAAGAGAATTTAGGGAAGTTAAAAAAAGAAAAAGTAGATTTTATAGTTTTACTAACTCAATCTGAGCCAGAATTAAATATTGAAATTTTAGAAAAATTCCCAGAGATTAACTCAATTTTAGCTGAAGAAAAATCTGAGAAGTACAGCTATGTAACTTATGTAGGAGAAAAACCAATTGTGTCTCCTCAAGGAAACATGGGATCTATTGTAAAAATTGAAATTATAAAAGAGAATGATGGTAAGATATCACAGAACCTATCATTTATTCCTTTGAATAACTCTGTAGAATCAGATAAAGAGTTGTTAAAATTGGAGAATTATTATAAAGATAAATTGGAAAAAGATTTAGGGGTTGTGATTGCTGAGGCTAAGATTAAGTTGGATTCAGGTTTCGGAGAGAATCATCATGCTAGATATGAAGAGAGTAATGTTGGAAATCTAATTGCAGATGCGTATAGAAATCATTTCAAAACTGAGATAGGATTTATGAATGGTGGAGGACTGAGAGCCAATATAGATGCAGGTGAATTCAAATTAAAGGATGCAATATCTTTACTTCCATTTTCAAATAAAGTTGGTGCTTTTGAATATACTGGGAAAACAATAGTAGAGGCTATAGAACACGGTGTAAGCAGTGTAGAGAAGAAAGCAGGAAGATTTTTACAGGTATCTGGACTAAAATATGAATATAAACCAGACAATAAAGTAGGAGAAAGAGTTCTTTCTGTCACAATAGATGATAAACCAATCCAGTTGGATAAAGTTTATACAGTAGCACTACCTCTATATATAAAAAATGGTGGAGATGGATTTGAGATGTTGAAAAATCCAGTTGGAACAGTGGATATAGCTTCAGAAAAAGTTATTGATTCGGATATATTCATAGATTATGTAAAAGAGATAAAAGAGCTAAATCCGAAACTCGAAAATAGAATTGTGGTTAAATAA
- a CDS encoding 5'-methylthioadenosine/S-adenosylhomocysteine nucleosidase: MKKIITGFLVLSSVAFSKETILVQGAMDMEVNYLIKSLQNPIKNHIGGWTFWQGNVGEHDVIVSRTEVGLVNAAAATAIGIERYNPTIIINQGTSGGHDSSLHTGDIVLGTEVVNIGAIRTERKEEGVSENMRDGIFFDVVQRLRDKEDKLTTYETFKSDLSLIKIAKNIKYTNGKIAEGVIGSADQWNREIERIKYLNTTFKTMTEEMESVAVAQTAKAYNIPFLAVRVLSNTEIHDEEFNPKTALWCQEFTLDIIKNIK; this comes from the coding sequence ATGAAAAAAATTATTACAGGCTTTTTAGTATTATCTTCAGTGGCATTTTCAAAGGAAACAATTCTAGTTCAAGGTGCTATGGATATGGAGGTAAATTACTTAATAAAAAGCTTACAAAATCCAATAAAGAATCATATTGGAGGTTGGACATTCTGGCAAGGAAATGTTGGAGAACATGATGTTATTGTTTCTAGAACAGAAGTTGGATTGGTTAATGCGGCAGCAGCAACAGCGATAGGTATTGAAAGATATAATCCTACAATTATTATAAATCAAGGAACATCTGGAGGGCATGATTCATCTCTTCACACAGGAGATATTGTTCTTGGAACAGAAGTTGTAAATATTGGTGCTATTAGAACAGAAAGAAAAGAAGAAGGCGTTTCTGAAAATATGAGAGATGGAATATTCTTTGATGTTGTTCAAAGGCTTAGAGATAAAGAGGATAAGTTGACGACATATGAAACATTCAAAAGTGATTTATCTTTAATAAAGATTGCTAAAAATATAAAATACACTAATGGAAAAATAGCTGAGGGAGTTATTGGTTCGGCTGATCAATGGAATAGAGAGATTGAAAGAATAAAGTATCTGAATACTACGTTCAAAACGATGACTGAAGAGATGGAATCAGTTGCCGTTGCTCAAACTGCAAAAGCTTACAATATTCCATTTTTAGCTGTTAGAGTTCTTTCAAATACAGAAATTCATGATGAAGAGTTTAATCCTAAAACAGCTCTTTGGTGTCAAGAGTTTACCTTAGATATTATTAAAAATATAAAATAA
- a CDS encoding lipocalin family protein, translating into MEKYLGKWYEIKRFDHSFEKGLKAVTAEYRKEKNSV; encoded by the coding sequence ATAGAAAAGTATTTAGGAAAATGGTATGAAATAAAACGATTTGATCATAGTTTCGAAAAAGGCTTAAAAGCAGTAACAGCGGAGTATAGGAAAGAAAAAAATTCTGTATAA
- a CDS encoding HNH endonuclease: MKLINFNEFLAFKKIRKSMGISEDFKPNFQSSEAVMKELKLSNIKTKGLDISFDELVVAKDKTLEHKDFPGQKMLVYIRDFMGDYVKDESDRSNYPKFHLSWCQTLNKMHESKKYDRYVVSQRNDGIFLLNKTSNGRVVKKDIELELLVCKNCLQTLNYKGYNSSYNSRLNVFNSFNIKEFLDEYNTEIYIEPTHTSSSQPLNEYVDEWREISFRYKKSKRFICQDCGKDCSKDTNELHVHHVDGVKSNNNPSNLEVVCVSCHSKKPMHGHMLTNPNFSRYM, from the coding sequence ATGAAATTAATTAATTTTAATGAGTTTTTAGCTTTTAAAAAAATAAGAAAAAGTATGGGTATTTCAGAGGATTTTAAGCCAAATTTTCAGAGTTCAGAAGCTGTTATGAAAGAGCTAAAGCTTAGTAATATAAAAACAAAGGGTTTAGATATATCATTTGATGAATTAGTTGTAGCAAAAGATAAGACGCTAGAACATAAAGATTTTCCTGGGCAGAAAATGCTTGTGTATATAAGAGACTTTATGGGTGATTATGTAAAGGATGAAAGTGACAGATCGAATTATCCAAAGTTTCATCTATCTTGGTGTCAAACTTTAAATAAGATGCATGAAAGTAAAAAATATGATAGATATGTTGTGAGTCAAAGAAACGATGGAATATTTTTACTGAATAAGACGTCGAATGGTAGAGTAGTTAAAAAGGATATTGAGCTAGAGCTATTGGTTTGTAAAAATTGCTTACAAACCTTAAATTATAAAGGATATAATAGCTCTTATAATTCAAGACTTAATGTTTTTAATAGTTTTAATATAAAAGAGTTTTTAGATGAATATAATACAGAGATTTATATAGAACCAACTCATACTTCAAGCTCTCAACCATTAAATGAATATGTAGATGAATGGAGAGAGATAAGTTTCAGATATAAAAAGAGCAAGAGATTTATTTGTCAAGATTGTGGAAAAGATTGTTCTAAAGATACAAATGAACTGCATGTCCATCATGTAGATGGAGTCAAATCAAATAATAATCCGTCAAATTTAGAAGTAGTTTGTGTGAGTTGTCATAGTAAAAAACCTATGCATGGACATATGCTAACTAATCCTAACTTTAGCAGATATATGTAA
- a CDS encoding DUF262 domain-containing protein: MKVKRLKEIFQDEDEGRIILPNFQRDFVWDTKQQKELLATFLVELPISSILLLKGSCNDFNYRKLCYSNEVECAKDECMYLLDGQQRMSTLKAMFVDLFKGEWENSYSDLYGKIKNRWFLKVSTSDDETEDIFGYNTLDFDYGSLRKYTPSEIVDFIQEYKIHKTTNTNFWYHPKFKFEKTTDSGKINEFANLCSDQNLIPLFGLNESNKLQDKVVEKIANKRADKIIDEIEEYENIKKIEKIKCYFKDFSSEVDEEELIDEFETRKNSLKYELSMKWKTKIINFLDKLVEQEVSIIEIEKNEISRGIAIFETINKGGTPLDNYDLIVAKAAKDSKLESLTQRIKRIVEQGIELPEDFREKNWNGVNFGLIEGQEELNKRFKNQYLNLLSIFSHVKDPLKLKLDHIKRDKIFEISSVDINSLTEKTIVSLLRALAFVNTRLGITKFGNFSFELMVLPMAYIFSEDKNWNDKKVLDKVEYWYWTSIFIGRYRERQNIRTVDDLKTIYKWIVQENLDDLKVKELVYENIAKVLNVEEYSDLETLLNDSKTPSPVSKNLLYYILSLEPFDLLPENHSKKLKAFEITEASVELEDHHLIPLGTGTKYGELSSKIRNDKNHILNSVLNRTLISKEANRKIRDMGFEKYMQDVQDISRIGQMINKDLLQKENEQQDEYYRRVLQNRFNTIKDTLLRELHYLSER; this comes from the coding sequence ATGAAAGTAAAGAGGTTAAAGGAGATATTTCAAGACGAAGATGAAGGAAGAATAATACTTCCAAATTTCCAAAGAGATTTTGTCTGGGATACAAAGCAACAAAAAGAGTTGTTAGCAACATTTTTGGTGGAATTACCTATAAGTAGTATTCTTTTGTTAAAAGGAAGTTGCAACGATTTTAATTATAGAAAGTTGTGCTATTCAAACGAAGTTGAATGTGCTAAAGATGAATGTATGTATCTTTTAGATGGTCAACAAAGAATGTCAACTTTAAAAGCTATGTTTGTTGATTTATTTAAAGGTGAATGGGAGAATAGTTACTCAGATTTATATGGGAAAATAAAGAATAGATGGTTTTTAAAAGTATCAACTTCAGATGATGAAACAGAGGATATATTTGGTTACAATACTTTAGATTTTGATTATGGTAGTTTGAGAAAATATACACCAAGTGAAATAGTGGATTTTATTCAAGAGTATAAAATTCATAAAACAACAAATACAAATTTTTGGTATCATCCAAAATTTAAGTTTGAAAAAACAACTGATTCAGGAAAGATAAACGAGTTTGCAAATTTATGTTCTGATCAAAATCTTATTCCACTATTTGGATTAAATGAGAGTAATAAACTTCAGGATAAAGTTGTGGAAAAGATTGCAAATAAAAGAGCAGATAAAATAATAGATGAGATAGAAGAGTACGAAAACATAAAAAAAATAGAGAAAATAAAATGTTATTTTAAGGATTTTTCTTCTGAAGTAGATGAAGAAGAATTAATAGATGAATTTGAAACAAGAAAAAATAGTTTAAAGTATGAATTGTCAATGAAATGGAAAACTAAAATTATAAATTTCTTAGATAAATTAGTAGAACAAGAGGTTTCGATAATTGAAATAGAAAAAAATGAGATAAGTAGAGGAATAGCCATATTCGAAACAATAAATAAAGGAGGAACTCCTCTAGATAACTATGATTTAATTGTTGCCAAAGCAGCAAAAGACTCTAAATTAGAATCTTTAACTCAAAGAATAAAAAGAATCGTAGAGCAGGGAATAGAGTTGCCAGAAGATTTTAGAGAAAAAAATTGGAATGGAGTGAATTTTGGTTTAATCGAAGGTCAAGAGGAGCTAAATAAAAGATTTAAAAATCAATATTTAAATCTACTATCAATTTTTTCTCATGTAAAAGATCCTTTAAAACTAAAATTAGATCATATAAAAAGAGATAAAATATTTGAAATATCTTCAGTAGATATAAATTCATTAACTGAAAAAACAATAGTTTCTTTATTAAGAGCATTAGCATTTGTTAATACTAGATTAGGAATAACGAAATTTGGTAACTTCTCATTTGAATTAATGGTTTTACCTATGGCTTATATATTTTCTGAAGATAAAAATTGGAATGATAAAAAAGTATTAGATAAAGTAGAGTATTGGTATTGGACATCGATATTTATAGGAAGATATAGAGAACGTCAAAATATAAGAACCGTAGATGATTTAAAAACTATTTACAAATGGATTGTTCAAGAAAATTTAGACGATTTGAAAGTTAAAGAATTAGTTTATGAAAATATAGCGAAGGTATTAAATGTAGAGGAGTACTCAGATTTAGAAACATTATTAAATGATTCTAAAACTCCATCTCCAGTTAGTAAAAATTTATTATATTATATTTTAAGTTTAGAACCATTTGATTTATTACCAGAGAATCATTCGAAAAAACTTAAAGCATTTGAGATAACAGAAGCATCAGTAGAACTAGAAGATCATCATTTAATACCTTTAGGAACAGGAACTAAATATGGAGAACTGAGTTCTAAAATAAGAAACGATAAGAATCATATTTTAAATAGTGTTTTAAATAGGACTCTTATAAGTAAAGAAGCAAATAGAAAAATTAGAGATATGGGATTTGAAAAGTATATGCAAGATGTCCAAGATATATCTAGAATAGGTCAGATGATAAATAAAGACCTATTACAAAAAGAAAATGAACAACAAGATGAATATTATAGAAGAGTTTTACAAAATAGATTTAATACAATAAAAGATACATTGTTAAGAGAGCTTCACTATTTAAGTGAAAGATAG
- a CDS encoding DUF4007 family protein has protein sequence MKIIMSGHSSFYIRENWINKLFYKVFEQDVNKKIESSFFSKANLINAIDILGVGSKMVESIKFWADFLGILEKKAKSIELSESMKVVFELDPYLQNNNSLWILHSNIFLKEKEKALVWEKAFSLPEGATFTKESLEKSIELYYIENGSKFSSRMVLDTINVFIKTYYKDSKESVNPEENIVSPFVRLNYLKEINGEFKFQNMERKDISDYVIYYLLYKKSKKMGIVNQTTIKEAYEYVNKIVKMSYLNFEKTIQELEFQNELSVDRAAGLQNITIDTKRYSEKEVVKKILESELV, from the coding sequence ATGAAAATTATAATGAGTGGTCATAGTTCTTTTTATATCAGAGAGAACTGGATAAATAAACTATTTTACAAGGTGTTTGAACAAGATGTAAATAAAAAAATAGAAAGTTCATTTTTCTCTAAAGCTAACTTAATAAATGCAATAGATATCTTGGGTGTAGGAAGTAAGATGGTAGAATCTATAAAGTTTTGGGCTGATTTTTTAGGTATTCTTGAAAAAAAAGCTAAAAGTATAGAGTTAAGTGAAAGTATGAAAGTCGTTTTTGAATTAGATCCATACTTACAAAATAATAACAGTTTATGGATTTTACATTCAAATATTTTTTTGAAAGAAAAAGAGAAAGCTCTAGTTTGGGAGAAAGCTTTTTCATTACCTGAAGGTGCTACATTTACAAAAGAGAGTTTGGAAAAGAGTATAGAGCTTTACTATATAGAGAATGGAAGTAAGTTTTCAAGCAGAATGGTTTTAGATACAATAAATGTTTTTATAAAAACATATTATAAAGATTCTAAAGAGAGTGTTAATCCAGAAGAGAATATAGTTTCTCCATTTGTAAGATTAAATTATTTAAAAGAGATTAATGGTGAGTTTAAATTTCAAAATATGGAGAGAAAAGATATTTCTGATTACGTGATATACTATTTACTTTATAAAAAATCTAAAAAGATGGGAATTGTAAATCAAACAACAATAAAAGAAGCTTACGAGTATGTAAATAAAATAGTGAAGATGAGTTATCTTAATTTTGAGAAAACTATACAGGAGTTAGAGTTCCAAAATGAGTTATCTGTAGATAGAGCAGCAGGACTACAAAATATAACTATAGATACAAAGAGATATTCAGAGAAAGAAGTCGTAAAAAAAATACTAGAAAGTGAGTTAGTTTGA